Genomic window (Achromobacter sp. B7):
AAACGCTGAACCTGGCCCAGACGCGCGGCTACGGTACGGGCGGCACGCTGCACATCGTCATCAACAACCAGATCGGTTTCACTACGTCCGACCCGCGTGACTCGCGTTCGACGCTGTATTGCACCGACGTGGTCAAGATGATCGAAGCCCCGGTGTTCCACGTCAACGGCGACGACCCCGAAGCCGTGGTGTTCGTCACCAAGCTGGCCCTGGACTACCGCCTGCAATTCCGTCACGACATCGTCGTGGACATCGTTTGCTTCCGCAAGCTGGGTCACAACGAACAAGACACCCCGTCGCTCACGCAGCCGCTGATGTACAAGCGCATCGGCCATCACCCCGGCACGCGCAAGCTGTACGCCGACAAGCTGACCACGCAAGGCGTGCTGGCCGAAGGCGAAGCCGATCAACTGGTCAAGGACTACCGTCAGCTGATGGAAGACGGCCAGCGCACGATTGAACCCGTGCTGACCGACTACAAGAGCAAGTACGCCATCGACTGGTCCCCGTTCCTGGGCGCCAAGTGGACGGACCAGGCCGACACGGCCGTGCCGCTGGCTGAACTCAAGCGCATCGGCGAACGCATCACGACGGTTCCGGAAGGCTTCACGGTGCACCCGCTGGTTGCCAAGCTGCTGAACGACCGCCGCACGATGGCCAAGGGCGAAATGAACCTGGACTGGGGCATGGGCGAACACCTCGCCTTCGCAACCCTGGTTTCCTCGGGCTACGCCATCCGCATCACGGGCCAGGACTCGGGCCGTGGCACGTTCACGCACCGCCACGCCGTGCTGCACGACCAGAACCGCGAACGCTGGAACGACGGCACCTACATTCCGCTGCAGAATGTCTCGGAAGGCCAGGCTCCGTTCACCGTCATCGACTCCGTGCTGTCCGAAGAGGCGGTGCTGGGCTTCGAATACGGTTACTCCAGCGCTGAACCGAACACGCTGACCATCTGGGAAGGCCAGTTTGGCGACTTCGTCAACGGCGCCCAGGTCGTGATCGACCAGTTCATCAGCTCCGGCGAAGCCAAGTGGGGCCGCCAGTCGGGCCTGACCCTGATGCTGCCGCACGGCTACGAAGGCCAAGGCCCCGAGCACTCGTCGGGCCGCATCGAGCGCTTCCTGCAACTGTGCGCCGACAACAACATGCAAGTGGTCCAGCCGACCTCTGCCTCGCAGATCTTCCACGTTCTGCGTCGCCAGATGATCCGCCCGTTCCGCAAGCCGCTGGTGCTGTTCACGCCGAAGTCGCTGCTGCGTAACAAGGACGCGGGTTCGCCCCTGACCGATCTGGCGGGCGGCAGCTTCCAGCCGGTGATCGGCGAAGTCGACGACACCATCGACGCCAGCAAGGTCAAGCGCGTTCTGGCTTGCTCGGGCAAGGTGTACTACGACCTGGTCAACGCCCGCCGCGAGCGTGGCGCCGACAACGTCGCCATCGTCCGCGTCGAGCAGCTGTACCCGTTTGCGCACAAGTCGTTCGAAACGGAACTGCGCAAGTACCCGAAGGCCACCGAAGTGATCTGGGTTCAGGACGAACCGCAGAACCAAGGCGCCTGGTTCTACGTTC
Coding sequences:
- a CDS encoding 2-oxoglutarate dehydrogenase E1 component, encoding MSSEIESLSTSYLFGGNAPYVEELYEAYLDNPGSVPDNWREYFDQLQHAPATDGQESTRDQAHAPIVESFAQRAKANAFVQRSAEPDLSVASKQVSVQSLIAAYRSLGSRWADLDPLKRQERPQIPELDPAFYGLTESDLDQTYSATNTYFTTASTMTLRDILKALRDTYCRSIGAEFTHISDPAAKRWIQERLETTLGAPAYSVEEKRHILQQLTESEGLERFLHTKYVGQKRFSLEGGESFIASMDEVVNHAGENGVQEIVVGMAHRGRLNLLVNIMGKMPGDLFAEFEGKHAEGLTDGDVKYHNGFSSDLSTRGGPVHLSLAFNPSHLEIVNPVVEGSARARQERRGDTEGKTVLPVLVHGDAAFAGQGVVMETLNLAQTRGYGTGGTLHIVINNQIGFTTSDPRDSRSTLYCTDVVKMIEAPVFHVNGDDPEAVVFVTKLALDYRLQFRHDIVVDIVCFRKLGHNEQDTPSLTQPLMYKRIGHHPGTRKLYADKLTTQGVLAEGEADQLVKDYRQLMEDGQRTIEPVLTDYKSKYAIDWSPFLGAKWTDQADTAVPLAELKRIGERITTVPEGFTVHPLVAKLLNDRRTMAKGEMNLDWGMGEHLAFATLVSSGYAIRITGQDSGRGTFTHRHAVLHDQNRERWNDGTYIPLQNVSEGQAPFTVIDSVLSEEAVLGFEYGYSSAEPNTLTIWEGQFGDFVNGAQVVIDQFISSGEAKWGRQSGLTLMLPHGYEGQGPEHSSGRIERFLQLCADNNMQVVQPTSASQIFHVLRRQMIRPFRKPLVLFTPKSLLRNKDAGSPLTDLAGGSFQPVIGEVDDTIDASKVKRVLACSGKVYYDLVNARRERGADNVAIVRVEQLYPFAHKSFETELRKYPKATEVIWVQDEPQNQGAWFYVQHHVYENMVEGQKLGYAGRAASASPAVGYLAKHQEQQKALIETAFAPKFKVMLTK